In Macrobrachium nipponense isolate FS-2020 chromosome 41, ASM1510439v2, whole genome shotgun sequence, the following proteins share a genomic window:
- the LOC135212610 gene encoding uncharacterized protein LOC135212610, translated as MDKGSASQTAAMEALAKLRPDIDFAMLAKMGVTLDPVALTKQLRPDLDVKMMTSSASSKSESSHSYSTAHSSHGSSHTSHSHSGGHPSQHLSKSDAAYLAKLQEASLANALTKLDPNLLAKLDQTTLAQLSKLDAPTLAKLDHNTLAQLVKADASAAVASMSMSKADQAMLAQLFKLDPHTLSKVDPASLTQLAKLDPMMLAKMDQTTLAQLAKLDPLTLSKLDHAMLAQLARHDAQLQAQARAALSKMDSATLNQLSKMDPHLLSKLDPNTLAQLAKLDAHTLSKVDSATLAQLASMDAVAMAQLSKMDPHSLSKMDQATLAQLSKLDPHSLSKMDAAMMNQLSKLDQQAMNKMNSAALAQLSKMDPHNLSKKDPSQLSHMMKLDHHSIPKMDPNSLAQLSKLEAQAKLDQAALSQMSKLEAHSKMDPGSLSQLSKLDPHSMAKIDPQLAQLAKLDSHTLSKLDVNTLAQLVKLDPHLLTKLDSAALAQLTKLEAQQMQATAAAAGLSKADLAELRKLEAEALARLQPSDLDASLLSPATAGLSTTSTTSSAHGMSKYQQLLAVIEEMGKDIRPTYAGSKSSAERLKRGIVHARILVRECLIETERAART; from the coding sequence ATGGATAAAGGAAGTGCATCCCAAACTGCTGCCATGGAGGCTTTGGCGAAACTTCGCCCAGATATAGACTTTGCAATGTTGGCAAAGATGGGCGTTACTCTGGATCCTGTTGCGTTAACGAAGCAGCTTCGCCCTGATTTAGATGTGAAGATGATGACAAGTTCTGCAAGCAGCAAGTCGGAGTCCTCCCACTCGTACTCAACAGCACATTCATCTCATGGGTCTTCTCATACTTCTCATTCACACAGTGGAGGTCACCCATCACAGCATTTAAGTAAATCAGATGCTGCTTACTTGGCTAAATTACAGGAGGCAAGTTTAGCTAATGCATTGACAAAACTGGATCCAAACTTGTTAGCTAAACTTGATCAGACAACATTGGCTCAACTTTCCAAATTGGATGCTCCCACATTAGCTAAGCTTGATCATAATACTTTAGCCCAGCTCGTGAAAGCTGATGCTTCAGCAGCCGTGGCTTCCATGTCAATGAGTAAAGCTGATCAAGCAATGTTGGCTCAGCTCTTTAAACTTGACCCACATACCCTATCAAAAGTTGATCCAGCCTCGCTCACACAGTTGGCTAAGCTTGACCCAATGATGTTAGCGAAGATGGATCAGACAACATTAGCTCAGCTAGCAAAGTTAGACCCCCTTACTCTTTCCAAACTAGATCATGCAATGCTTGCTCAGCTTGCTCGACATGATGCCCAGCTGCAGGCCCAAGCAAGAGCTGCTCTAAGCAAAATGGATTCAGCTACCCTTAATCAACTTTCAAAGATGGATCCCCATTTACTCTCAAAGCTTGACCCGAATACACTCGCTCAATTAGCCAAGTTGGATGCACATACCCTCTCTAAAGTGGATTCAGCTACCTTGGCTCAACTTGCTTCTATGGATGCTGTAGCAATGGCACAACTATCTAAGATGGATCCACATTCTCTATCTAAAATGGACCAAGCCACTTTGGCACAACTTTCCAAATTAGATCCACACTCATTATCCAAGATGGATGCAGCAATGATGAACCAACTTTCAAAGTTAGATCAGCAAGCAATGAACAAAATGAATAGTGCAGCTTTAGCTCAGCTGTCAAAAATGGACCCTCACAATTTATCTAAAAAAGACCCTAGTCAGTTGAGTCACATGATGAAACTTGATCATCACAGTATACCTAAAATGGATCCTAACAGTTTGGCTCAGCTGTCAAAACTTGAAGCCCAAGCCAAGTTGGACCAAGCTGCATTATCACAGATGTCAAAATTAGAAGCTCATTCCAAAATGGACCCAGGATCTCTTTCACAGCTCTCAAAACTTGATCCTCATTCAATGGCCAAGATTGACCCTCAGCTGGCCCAGTTAGCAAAACTAGATTCTCACACCTTATCAAAATTAGATGTAAATACTTTGGCACAACTTGTGAAGCTGGATCCACACTTGTTAACAAAATTAGATTCAGCTGCTTTAGCACAGCTCACAAAGTTAGAAGCTCAGCAAATGCAggcaactgctgctgctgctgggttATCAAAAGCTGATTTAGCAGAGCTCCGGAAACTGGAAGCCGAAGCTTTAGCTCGTTTACAGCCTTCTGACTTGGATGCCTCTTTGCTCAGTCCAGCTACTGCTGGATTAAGCACAACTAGCACCACCTCAAGTGCTCATGGAATGTCTAAATATCAACAGTTACTAGCAGTAATTGAAGAAATGGGCAAAGATATTCGGCCAACCTATGCTGGAAGTAAAAGCAGTGCTGAGCGTTTAAAGCGGGGTATTGTTCATGCACGCATACTGGTCAGAGAATGCTTAATTGAAACAGAGCGTGCTGCACGCACATAG